In Arthrobacter sp. CDRTa11, one DNA window encodes the following:
- the nirB gene encoding nitrite reductase large subunit NirB has translation MAGARAVEEILARGGAEQFSITMFGDEPYGNYNRIMLSHVLSGEESDADIFLNALSWYRENNITLHSGVRAERIDRFTKNVFSDDGRVTPYDVLIIATGSRSHMPPMDGLYTPGGSVKHGVFGFRTIDDTRKMIQHAQHDHHSRAVVIGGGLLGLEAAYGLKSHGIDVEVVHSGGHLMNAQMGPDGGAVLRRSVEALGIRVHTGSRTTAVLGTDRVSGVRLRDREDIACDMVVVAAGIRPNVDLAVLSGLPVERAIVVDDQLRVQDEDDVYAVGECVQHRGEVYGLVAPLWEQAVVLANHVTGADTSAAYLGSRTATKLKVAGVEVASMGLHGPERDTDEHIVFSEPSRGVFKSIVVRDNKMVGATLLGDSRKVAYLTQAYDRGLPLPEERISLMFDLGTPGEDVGVAELDDDAQVCNCNGVSKKDLVGAVKGGCTSVAGAMDATRAGKGCGSCKLLVRQVVEWAADGAVEEDPAASYYVPGIPLDKPSLMAEIRKRGLRSVSQVFQALAPGSAEDAKSKMGLASLLKMMLADQYIDERDARFINDRVHANIQRDGTFSVVPQMKGGVTSVQQLRRIADVAEKHKIPLIKLTGGQRIDLLGVPKEDLPQVWADLDMPSGYAYGKSFRTVKTCVGKDFCRYGTGDSTKLGIEIESRFQGIESPAKLKLAVSGCPRNCAESLVKDVGVVAVEGGRWEIYVGGAAGAHIRKGDLLATVDDPDEVKVLTGRFMQYYRENANWLERTYAFVPRVGIEHIRAVIVADSEGIAGRLDSSMQASVDNYVDPWSERDDRLTPGQFRTSLPLTVLPQVPVR, from the coding sequence ATGGCCGGCGCCCGCGCCGTGGAGGAGATCCTGGCCAGGGGCGGAGCCGAGCAGTTCAGCATCACCATGTTCGGCGACGAACCGTATGGGAACTACAACAGGATTATGCTCAGCCACGTCCTCTCGGGGGAGGAAAGCGATGCGGACATCTTCCTCAACGCCCTCTCCTGGTACCGGGAAAACAACATCACCCTGCATTCCGGCGTCAGGGCAGAGCGGATCGACAGGTTCACCAAGAACGTCTTTTCCGACGACGGCAGGGTGACACCGTACGACGTGCTGATCATCGCCACGGGCAGCCGATCCCACATGCCGCCCATGGACGGGCTTTACACCCCGGGCGGGTCCGTCAAACACGGCGTGTTTGGGTTCCGCACCATTGATGACACCCGGAAAATGATCCAGCACGCCCAGCATGATCACCACAGCCGCGCGGTGGTGATCGGCGGCGGCCTCCTGGGATTAGAGGCGGCCTACGGCCTGAAAAGCCACGGCATCGACGTGGAGGTGGTGCACTCCGGCGGGCACCTGATGAACGCCCAGATGGGGCCCGACGGCGGTGCGGTGCTTCGCCGCAGCGTGGAAGCGCTCGGCATCCGCGTGCATACCGGCAGCCGCACCACGGCCGTCCTGGGAACAGACAGAGTGAGCGGCGTCAGGCTCCGCGACCGGGAAGATATTGCCTGCGACATGGTGGTGGTTGCGGCGGGCATCCGGCCAAATGTGGACCTCGCCGTACTCAGCGGGCTGCCGGTGGAACGGGCCATCGTGGTGGATGACCAGCTGCGCGTCCAGGACGAGGACGACGTCTATGCCGTGGGGGAGTGCGTGCAGCACCGCGGCGAGGTGTACGGGCTTGTCGCGCCACTGTGGGAGCAGGCCGTGGTGCTGGCCAACCACGTCACCGGCGCCGACACCAGCGCCGCTTACCTGGGCTCCCGCACGGCCACCAAGCTCAAGGTTGCCGGCGTGGAGGTGGCTTCCATGGGCCTGCACGGGCCGGAACGCGATACCGACGAGCACATTGTCTTTTCCGAGCCCAGCCGTGGCGTGTTCAAGTCCATCGTGGTCCGCGACAACAAGATGGTGGGCGCCACGCTCCTGGGCGACAGCCGCAAGGTGGCCTACCTGACCCAGGCCTATGACCGCGGGCTGCCGCTCCCCGAGGAACGGATCAGCCTGATGTTTGATCTCGGCACTCCGGGGGAGGACGTGGGCGTGGCCGAGCTGGATGACGACGCCCAGGTCTGCAACTGCAACGGCGTCAGCAAAAAGGACCTGGTCGGGGCGGTAAAGGGTGGCTGCACCTCTGTTGCCGGTGCCATGGACGCCACCCGCGCGGGCAAGGGCTGCGGCTCCTGCAAGCTCCTGGTCCGGCAGGTGGTGGAGTGGGCCGCGGACGGTGCAGTGGAGGAGGATCCGGCCGCCAGCTACTACGTCCCCGGCATCCCGCTGGACAAGCCGTCGTTGATGGCGGAGATCCGCAAACGCGGGCTGCGTTCGGTCTCCCAGGTGTTCCAGGCGCTCGCACCGGGGAGTGCCGAGGATGCCAAATCGAAAATGGGACTGGCATCGCTGCTGAAAATGATGCTGGCGGACCAGTACATCGACGAACGCGATGCCCGGTTCATCAATGACCGCGTGCACGCCAACATCCAGCGCGACGGCACCTTCTCCGTGGTGCCGCAGATGAAGGGCGGCGTGACCTCGGTGCAGCAGCTGCGCCGGATCGCGGACGTGGCCGAGAAGCACAAGATTCCCCTGATCAAACTGACCGGCGGCCAGCGCATTGACCTGCTGGGGGTGCCCAAGGAGGATCTCCCGCAGGTCTGGGCTGACCTGGATATGCCCTCCGGATATGCGTACGGCAAGAGCTTCCGCACGGTCAAGACCTGCGTGGGCAAGGACTTCTGCCGGTACGGCACCGGCGATTCCACCAAGCTGGGCATCGAGATCGAGTCCCGCTTCCAAGGGATTGAATCCCCGGCCAAGCTGAAGCTGGCTGTCTCCGGGTGCCCCCGCAACTGCGCGGAATCCCTAGTCAAGGACGTGGGCGTGGTGGCCGTGGAGGGCGGCCGCTGGGAGATCTATGTGGGCGGGGCCGCCGGCGCGCACATCCGCAAAGGGGACCTGTTGGCCACCGTGGATGACCCCGATGAGGTCAAGGTCCTCACCGGCCGGTTTATGCAGTACTACCGTGAAAACGCCAACTGGCTGGAACGGACGTACGCCTTTGTTCCCCGGGTGGGCATCGAACACATCAGGGCCGTCATCGTGGCGGACTCCGAGGGGATTGCCGGCCGGCTCGACTCCTCAATGCAGGCTTCGGTGGACAACTATGTGGATCCCTGGAGCGAGCGGGACGATCGCCTCACCCCGGGACAGTTCAGGACGTCGCTCCCGCTGACGGTGCTCCCGCAGGTGCCGGTCCGATGA
- a CDS encoding molybdopterin oxidoreductase: MPVTGGRKDLTVITKNLFLQGIYPFAGAGLDKPVPIHSELLHYVPDGVINQTLYFRGGNSSPELITVVLMRDGVPMRYFPIGARGDVHVPLRVVEDIEGGSVIELYLVAPEGVAGAVVIDLGMVEH; this comes from the coding sequence ATGCCAGTCACCGGCGGCCGAAAGGATCTCACTGTGATCACCAAGAACCTTTTCCTGCAGGGCATCTATCCCTTTGCCGGGGCGGGGCTGGATAAACCGGTCCCCATCCACAGCGAACTTCTGCACTACGTTCCGGACGGGGTGATCAACCAGACGCTCTACTTCCGGGGCGGGAACTCCAGCCCTGAACTGATCACCGTGGTGCTGATGCGGGACGGTGTGCCCATGCGGTACTTCCCGATCGGAGCCAGGGGCGATGTCCATGTGCCGCTGCGGGTGGTGGAGGACATTGAAGGCGGCTCGGTGATCGAGCTCTACCTGGTGGCCCCCGAAGGCGTCGCCGGGGCCGTGGTGATTGACCTGGGCATGGTGGAACACTGA
- a CDS encoding ABC-F family ATP-binding cassette domain-containing protein — MTEHLSLVGVSHGYGDRQLLDNISLAITAREHVAIVGENGAGKSTLLRLMAGLEAPNEGTVASPGRVGYLAQTHGLPESFTVGAAIDESLASLRAIEAELDRLETGLAEAEADELEAYGALQTEYQLREGYAAESRVEAALDRLGLGGLDRSRVLGSLSGGEQERVALACILADPADILLLDEPTNHLDARGTAWLEDRLAAHRGTVVVVSHDRVLLRKVASTVIEVDAERRSVTRYGNGYEGYLKEKAAERSRWVQQYQTWVDAMEAEQRQADTVAGKMGYARKRDGDKMGFDFKAGTWQKAATSKVRNAQERLRRLEASPVDRPPVPLRLAAELDVGPDAPQLAVPVLKARGVAVPGRLDTTNFAAAAGEKILITGPNGAGKSTLLSVLAGTLEPAAGTVTRPARVGYLQQELELPKRPGLRLLPAFAAGLGGNIDEHAEALLRLGLFRTSEFHVPVGGLSAGQQRRLALARLLLGGYGTLIVDEPTNHLAPVLVEQLEEALAGFAGTLVMVSHDRALREWFASCARKSDKARTDDAGRWVRYSMENGALAEEARTNT, encoded by the coding sequence ATGACTGAACACCTCAGCCTTGTGGGCGTTTCCCACGGCTACGGAGACCGCCAGCTGCTGGACAACATCAGCCTGGCCATTACCGCCCGCGAGCATGTGGCCATCGTCGGCGAAAACGGTGCCGGCAAATCAACACTCCTGCGGCTGATGGCGGGCCTTGAGGCACCGAACGAAGGAACGGTGGCGAGCCCCGGCCGGGTGGGCTACCTGGCCCAGACTCACGGCCTGCCGGAGTCTTTCACAGTCGGCGCCGCCATCGACGAGTCCCTGGCGTCCCTGCGCGCCATCGAGGCGGAACTTGACCGCCTGGAGACCGGGCTGGCCGAGGCCGAAGCGGACGAACTGGAAGCCTACGGCGCTTTGCAGACCGAGTATCAGCTGCGCGAGGGCTATGCTGCTGAGTCCCGCGTGGAGGCAGCCCTGGACCGGCTGGGGCTGGGCGGCCTGGACCGGAGCCGGGTGCTCGGCTCGCTGTCCGGCGGTGAGCAGGAACGCGTGGCCCTGGCCTGCATCCTGGCGGACCCGGCCGACATCCTGCTCCTGGACGAACCCACCAACCATCTGGACGCACGCGGAACAGCCTGGCTGGAGGACAGGTTGGCCGCCCACCGCGGCACGGTGGTGGTGGTTTCGCACGATCGGGTCCTCCTGCGGAAGGTGGCCAGCACCGTGATCGAGGTGGATGCCGAGCGACGCTCCGTGACCCGTTACGGCAACGGCTATGAGGGCTACCTGAAGGAGAAAGCAGCCGAACGCTCGCGCTGGGTACAGCAGTATCAGACCTGGGTTGACGCGATGGAGGCCGAACAGCGGCAGGCGGACACCGTGGCCGGGAAAATGGGCTACGCCCGCAAACGCGACGGCGACAAAATGGGTTTCGACTTCAAGGCCGGCACCTGGCAGAAGGCGGCCACCAGCAAGGTCCGCAACGCCCAGGAGCGCCTCCGCCGGCTGGAAGCCAGTCCGGTGGACCGTCCGCCCGTCCCGCTACGCCTTGCCGCGGAGCTTGACGTTGGTCCGGATGCGCCCCAGCTGGCGGTTCCCGTGCTCAAAGCCCGTGGGGTGGCCGTGCCGGGCCGCCTGGACACCACGAACTTTGCCGCCGCCGCCGGGGAGAAGATCCTCATCACCGGCCCCAATGGCGCAGGCAAATCCACGCTCCTCTCGGTGCTGGCAGGCACGCTGGAGCCCGCGGCAGGCACCGTGACCCGCCCTGCGCGGGTGGGCTACCTGCAGCAGGAGCTCGAGCTCCCGAAGCGGCCCGGGCTGCGGCTGCTCCCCGCGTTTGCCGCAGGGCTGGGGGGAAACATCGACGAGCACGCCGAGGCACTCCTGCGCCTGGGGCTGTTCCGCACCAGCGAATTCCATGTGCCGGTAGGAGGCCTGTCCGCCGGCCAGCAGCGCCGCCTTGCCCTGGCCAGGCTTTTGCTCGGCGGCTACGGAACCCTGATTGTTGACGAACCCACCAACCACTTGGCACCGGTGCTTGTGGAGCAGCTCGAGGAGGCGCTCGCGGGCTTTGCCGGGACGCTGGTCATGGTCAGCCACGACCGCGCCCTGCGGGAGTGGTTCGCCTCCTGCGCGCGAAAGAGCGACAAGGCAAGAACGGACGACGCCGGCCGCTGGGTCAGGTACTCGATGGAGAATGGCGCACTCGCGGAGGAAGCCCGAACGAACACTTGA
- a CDS encoding metal ABC transporter permease produces the protein MDMLLEPLSYDFMVRAIITTALAAIVCAVLSCWLVLIGWSLMGDAVSHAVLPGVVLAYIVGAPFALGALVFALIAVTLIGVVRNTSRVKEDAAIGIVFSSLFALGLVLISVTPSQTDLNHIIFGNLLGVSIPDLIQVVVLGVVAFAILILKRRDLTLYAFDPTHAHAIGLSPKRLGALLLGLLALTSVVALQTVGVVLVVAMLIIPGATAYLLTDRFSRMLVIAPAISAACSIAGIYLSYYLDTASGAMVVLTQGAVFAVVYLFSPRQGLIGTRLAKARRKKAAVLAV, from the coding sequence CTGGACATGCTGCTGGAACCGCTGAGCTACGACTTTATGGTCCGCGCCATCATCACCACCGCGCTCGCCGCCATTGTGTGTGCCGTCCTGAGCTGCTGGCTGGTGCTGATCGGCTGGTCCCTGATGGGCGACGCCGTCTCCCACGCCGTGCTCCCGGGGGTGGTCCTGGCGTACATCGTGGGGGCTCCGTTTGCCCTGGGCGCCCTGGTGTTTGCGCTGATCGCCGTGACGCTGATCGGGGTGGTCCGCAACACCAGCCGGGTCAAGGAGGACGCCGCGATCGGCATTGTTTTCAGCTCGCTGTTTGCCCTGGGCCTGGTCCTCATCTCGGTCACACCCAGCCAGACGGACCTGAACCACATCATCTTCGGCAACCTGCTGGGCGTCAGCATTCCTGACCTCATCCAGGTCGTCGTGTTGGGCGTGGTGGCATTCGCCATCCTCATCCTGAAGCGCCGTGACCTCACCCTCTACGCCTTTGATCCCACGCACGCCCACGCCATCGGACTTTCCCCGAAACGGCTCGGCGCGCTGCTGCTGGGCCTGCTGGCGCTGACGTCGGTGGTGGCGCTGCAAACCGTGGGCGTGGTGCTGGTGGTGGCCATGCTGATCATCCCCGGCGCCACGGCCTATCTGCTGACTGACCGCTTCTCCCGGATGCTGGTTATCGCCCCCGCCATCTCGGCGGCCTGCTCCATCGCCGGAATCTACCTCAGCTACTACCTGGACACCGCGTCCGGCGCCATGGTGGTCCTCACCCAGGGTGCGGTATTCGCCGTCGTCTATCTCTTCAGTCCCCGGCAGGGACTGATCGGTACCCGGCTCGCGAAGGCCCGCCGCAAGAAGGCGGCCGTCCTCGCTGTCTGA
- a CDS encoding metal ABC transporter ATP-binding protein, with translation MSTPAILVENVTVHYGEVLALDSASLTLDAARICGLIGMNGSGKSTLFKVIMGMIKPDAGRVLINGQSPSRARKEGGIGYVPQSEDVDWQFPLSVRDVVMMGRYGHQGFTRRPSKADRAAVDEALDRVELGEYAGRQIGQLSGGQKKRAFVARGIAQGATMMLLDEPFAGVDKRSEATITRLLRELAADGCTILISTHDLHALPQLCDEAVLLMRRVLMHGAPELVLQPENLAMAFGLDVLNRDKPARTESRG, from the coding sequence ATGAGCACCCCAGCAATCCTCGTGGAGAACGTGACCGTCCACTACGGTGAGGTCCTGGCGCTCGACTCCGCCTCCCTGACGCTGGATGCTGCGCGGATCTGTGGCCTGATCGGCATGAACGGCTCCGGAAAGTCCACGCTGTTCAAAGTCATCATGGGAATGATTAAGCCCGACGCCGGCCGTGTCCTGATCAACGGCCAGTCACCTTCCAGGGCACGCAAGGAAGGTGGGATTGGCTACGTGCCGCAGAGCGAGGATGTGGACTGGCAGTTTCCGCTGTCCGTCCGCGATGTGGTGATGATGGGCCGCTACGGGCACCAGGGGTTCACCCGGCGCCCGTCGAAGGCGGACCGCGCCGCCGTCGACGAAGCTCTGGACCGGGTGGAACTGGGCGAGTACGCCGGACGCCAGATCGGGCAGCTCTCCGGCGGCCAGAAAAAGCGCGCCTTTGTGGCCCGCGGAATTGCCCAGGGCGCCACCATGATGCTCCTGGACGAGCCATTTGCCGGCGTGGACAAACGCTCCGAGGCCACCATTACCAGGCTGCTGCGCGAACTCGCCGCAGACGGCTGCACCATCCTCATCTCCACCCACGATCTGCACGCCCTGCCCCAGCTGTGCGACGAAGCCGTGCTGCTCATGCGCCGGGTCCTGATGCACGGTGCCCCGGAACTGGTGCTGCAGCCCGAGAACCTGGCCATGGCGTTCGGCCTGGACGTGCTGAACCGCGACAAGCCCGCACGCACCGAAAGCAGGGGCTGA
- a CDS encoding metal ABC transporter substrate-binding protein, producing MPNFLFRCAKVVRRTSARRSVASRAIGAAAVVLLSLSLAACGGAAPGGTSGSGDGEKPVVLTTFTVLADIARNVAGDKLTVESITKAGAEIHGYEPTPGDIRKASKADLILDNGLNLEAWFGQFVEGLDVPHAVVSDGVQAMSISEDSYQGKPNPHAWMSPVNVQIYVDNMVKAFSELDPDNAGEFRSNGDAYKAELQAVQDEMKSSLAGVPEAQRALVTCEGAFSYLARDAGLHEVYIWAVNAEQQATPQQITRAIEYVKANKVPAVFCESTVSDAPMQQVVGATGAKFGGTLYVDSLSEADGPVPTYLDLIRHDAQVITKALTGASTTAAQ from the coding sequence ATGCCTAACTTTCTGTTTCGGTGCGCCAAAGTAGTCCGCCGAACCTCAGCCCGGCGATCGGTGGCGTCACGCGCCATCGGCGCCGCCGCCGTCGTCCTCCTGTCCCTTTCCCTGGCCGCCTGTGGCGGCGCCGCACCGGGTGGTACATCCGGCAGCGGCGACGGGGAGAAACCAGTTGTGCTGACCACCTTCACGGTGCTGGCAGACATCGCCCGCAACGTCGCCGGCGACAAGCTGACGGTGGAGTCCATTACCAAAGCCGGAGCCGAAATCCACGGCTACGAGCCCACCCCCGGCGATATCCGCAAGGCCTCCAAAGCCGACCTGATCCTGGACAACGGGCTGAACCTGGAGGCCTGGTTCGGGCAGTTCGTGGAGGGCCTGGACGTCCCCCATGCCGTGGTGAGCGACGGTGTCCAGGCGATGTCCATCAGCGAGGATTCCTACCAGGGAAAACCCAACCCGCACGCCTGGATGTCGCCGGTGAACGTCCAGATCTATGTGGACAACATGGTGAAGGCCTTCTCCGAGCTGGACCCGGATAATGCCGGGGAATTCCGGAGCAACGGCGACGCCTACAAAGCCGAGCTGCAGGCTGTGCAGGACGAGATGAAATCGAGCCTCGCCGGCGTCCCGGAGGCGCAGCGTGCCCTGGTGACCTGTGAAGGCGCCTTCTCCTACCTCGCCCGCGACGCCGGCCTGCACGAGGTCTACATCTGGGCGGTCAACGCCGAGCAGCAGGCCACACCCCAGCAGATCACCCGGGCCATCGAGTACGTCAAGGCCAACAAGGTCCCCGCAGTCTTCTGTGAATCCACCGTTTCAGATGCGCCCATGCAGCAGGTTGTGGGCGCCACCGGCGCCAAGTTCGGCGGAACGCTGTACGTAGATTCGCTCTCCGAAGCCGATGGTCCCGTTCCCACCTACCTCGACCTCATCCGGCACGACGCCCAGGTCATCACCAAGGCGCTTACAGGGGCGTCCACAACTGCAGCACAATGA
- a CDS encoding CPBP family intramembrane glutamic endopeptidase: protein MATQRRRPPPLQPELYRFSSLDFATVGLYVGLAVFIALAGQLLLPLLPQLGPSRLAASYGLTFVFYALVAALALFAARHVVARDLRVLATRPWFTLLMVPAAVVAMMILTAIVVVAAGGVETSQNQAGLQALMQRIPAWLTAPVLVVIGPFVEEYLFRHLLIGKLSRRVNIWLCCILSTVLFAALHVVREGITFTVLLPYLAMGATFVLVYVWTGKNLMFSYLVHAAKNLLAVIFIYAIPPEVYEQIQ, encoded by the coding sequence ATGGCTACACAACGTCGGAGACCACCACCTCTGCAGCCTGAGCTCTACCGGTTTTCCAGCCTGGATTTCGCCACCGTGGGCCTTTACGTCGGCCTGGCTGTGTTCATCGCCCTGGCCGGGCAACTGCTGCTGCCACTCCTGCCGCAGCTCGGACCCTCCCGGCTGGCCGCTTCATACGGCCTTACCTTTGTCTTTTATGCGTTGGTCGCAGCGCTGGCCCTGTTCGCCGCGCGTCATGTGGTGGCCCGGGACCTCCGCGTGCTCGCTACCCGCCCCTGGTTCACGCTGCTGATGGTGCCGGCCGCCGTCGTGGCCATGATGATCCTGACGGCGATTGTGGTGGTGGCCGCGGGCGGAGTGGAGACCTCCCAGAACCAGGCCGGGCTACAGGCGCTCATGCAGCGCATTCCGGCCTGGCTGACGGCTCCGGTGCTGGTAGTGATCGGACCCTTTGTGGAGGAATACCTCTTCCGCCACCTGCTAATCGGCAAGCTGAGCCGGCGGGTCAACATCTGGTTGTGCTGCATCCTGTCCACAGTGCTCTTCGCCGCCCTGCACGTTGTGCGGGAGGGCATCACCTTCACTGTGCTGCTGCCCTACCTGGCGATGGGGGCCACATTCGTCCTTGTCTACGTGTGGACAGGGAAGAACCTGATGTTCTCCTACCTTGTGCACGCAGCCAAGAACCTGCTCGCCGTGATCTTTATCTACGCGATACCGCCGGAGGTCTACGAACAGATCCAGTAG
- a CDS encoding carbohydrate ABC transporter permease, with amino-acid sequence MATAANLPPVSDEVAVLGAEEAARTADQRNMRNGRAKLSAPLTGLMWLIVAIYALPLLWFILSSFKPGSELFTYPLSMIPREWTFQGFIDAWERVDFAQYFLNTATVALVTTVLTVFFSACTGYALAKYNNPGTRLFFVCILATTMLPTEVILNPTFTVIRDLGLYNSLSGIIVPSVLTATGVFMFRQFFLTVPDDLLHSARIDGASELTIFFRIMLPLSRPILFTLAIFSFQWRWNDYIWPLIVLNDPKWYTLQVALRSIVGAENIDWPVLLGASVISILPLVLVFFVCQKYVLNADVSAGLKD; translated from the coding sequence ATGGCAACAGCTGCCAACCTGCCTCCCGTCTCGGACGAAGTGGCCGTTCTAGGGGCCGAGGAAGCCGCCCGCACCGCGGACCAGCGGAACATGCGGAACGGACGGGCCAAACTGTCCGCGCCGCTGACGGGCCTGATGTGGCTGATCGTGGCCATCTACGCGCTGCCGCTGCTGTGGTTCATCCTCAGTTCGTTCAAGCCGGGCAGCGAACTGTTCACGTATCCGCTGTCCATGATTCCGAGGGAATGGACCTTCCAGGGCTTTATTGACGCCTGGGAGCGCGTTGACTTCGCCCAGTACTTCCTGAACACCGCCACCGTGGCGCTGGTCACCACCGTGCTGACTGTCTTTTTCAGCGCCTGCACCGGCTACGCCCTGGCCAAGTACAACAACCCCGGCACGCGCCTGTTCTTCGTCTGCATCCTGGCTACCACCATGCTGCCCACCGAGGTGATCCTGAACCCCACGTTTACGGTGATCCGGGATCTGGGCCTGTACAACTCGCTGTCGGGCATTATTGTGCCCTCGGTGCTGACGGCCACGGGGGTGTTTATGTTCCGCCAGTTCTTCCTGACGGTCCCCGATGACCTCCTGCATTCAGCCCGGATCGACGGTGCCAGCGAGCTGACTATTTTCTTCCGGATCATGCTGCCGCTGTCCCGGCCCATTCTGTTCACGCTGGCCATCTTTTCGTTCCAGTGGCGCTGGAATGACTACATCTGGCCGCTGATCGTGCTGAACGACCCCAAGTGGTACACCCTTCAGGTTGCATTGCGGAGCATCGTGGGCGCCGAGAACATCGACTGGCCTGTCCTCCTTGGTGCGTCGGTGATCTCCATCCTGCCGCTGGTCCTGGTGTTCTTTGTCTGCCAGAAGTACGTCCTCAACGCCGATGTCAGCGCCGGCCTGAAGGACTAG
- a CDS encoding carbohydrate ABC transporter permease — MATPTTGSTVAPETLRTPAVRSKSQQKRHNRYVIAPLVLIGVNVVLFLVFFVWPGALGLIYSFTDYRGVGRLNFIGLANFQKLFADSTFYAALSRTFLYTLLSVPLIYVSSLGVAALLVSRAVRGRTAAKIVIFLPWLISPIVVGVIWKWMFGQDFGFVNFVISTLGGSPLPWSSNANLALTVVIFAAAWGGTAFNMLLFIAALKNIPEALLEAAELDGANAWQRFRHVTLPGIAPTSFMVILLSTIHAMKEFAMIQALTNGGPGTENVLIVQYIYKTGFEQSKVGYASAASMVLMVVLLAIALIQLRFNKKKG, encoded by the coding sequence GTGGCTACTCCAACCACGGGATCCACGGTGGCGCCTGAGACGCTCCGCACGCCAGCCGTGCGGAGCAAGTCCCAGCAGAAGCGCCACAACCGCTACGTCATTGCCCCGCTGGTCCTCATCGGCGTCAACGTGGTGCTCTTCCTCGTGTTCTTTGTCTGGCCCGGGGCATTGGGCCTGATCTACTCGTTCACGGACTACCGCGGTGTGGGCCGGTTGAACTTCATCGGCCTGGCCAACTTCCAGAAGCTCTTCGCGGACAGCACGTTTTACGCCGCATTGAGCCGCACGTTCCTGTACACCCTGCTGTCGGTGCCGCTGATCTACGTCTCCTCCCTGGGAGTTGCGGCCCTGCTCGTCAGCAGGGCCGTCAGGGGCCGGACCGCTGCCAAGATCGTGATCTTCCTGCCCTGGCTGATCTCCCCGATTGTGGTGGGTGTCATCTGGAAATGGATGTTCGGACAGGACTTCGGCTTCGTCAACTTCGTGATCTCCACGCTGGGCGGAAGCCCGCTGCCGTGGTCCAGCAACGCCAACCTGGCCCTGACAGTGGTGATCTTTGCCGCCGCCTGGGGCGGAACAGCCTTCAACATGCTCCTGTTCATCGCAGCGCTGAAGAACATTCCGGAAGCCTTGCTGGAGGCCGCCGAGCTGGACGGGGCCAACGCCTGGCAACGGTTCCGGCATGTGACACTGCCTGGCATCGCACCGACGTCGTTCATGGTTATCCTGCTCTCCACGATCCATGCGATGAAGGAATTCGCCATGATCCAGGCGCTGACCAACGGCGGCCCCGGCACGGAAAACGTCCTGATCGTCCAGTACATCTACAAGACCGGGTTTGAGCAGTCCAAGGTGGGTTACGCCAGCGCCGCGTCCATGGTGCTGATGGTGGTCCTGCTGGCTATCGCGCTGATCCAGCTTCGCTTCAACAAGAAGAAGGGCTGA